A portion of the Thermocladium sp. ECH_B genome contains these proteins:
- a CDS encoding isopentenyl pyrophosphate isomerase: protein MSIEDRKIEHIKIAAQKDIEEGSTLFDEVQLIHNALPDFNFDEVNTSTQLFGKPLSAPFIIGAITGGTELSGKINEIFAEAAEQLGIGMYVGSQRIAIEKPETRWTFSIIKDKAPSALKIANIGAPQISKLDESKAIDWINAAIDMIDASAIAIHLNPAQEVFQPEGEPWFKGVIDKIKYIAKSINKPVIVKEVGNGISKEVAAKLKDSMVSAIDVGGIGGTSFIKIEAERWRRTDISELSSVFNGWGIPTAISICEVKSVFDGVILASGGIRSGLDGVKAIALGASAFTMSRPMLINALNGKDQLMQFAERVVREFKIAMFLTGSKCIGDLPNLPIILGPTIINWLAQRGVRCR from the coding sequence ATAAGCATTGAAGACAGAAAGATAGAGCACATAAAGATAGCGGCACAAAAAGATATAGAGGAAGGATCAACGCTATTCGACGAGGTTCAGTTAATACATAATGCATTGCCCGACTTCAATTTTGATGAAGTAAATACGTCAACACAATTATTTGGGAAACCATTATCTGCCCCATTTATAATAGGGGCAATAACGGGTGGAACAGAACTCTCTGGAAAGATAAATGAGATATTCGCGGAGGCCGCTGAACAATTAGGAATAGGCATGTATGTAGGTTCACAGCGAATAGCAATAGAGAAACCCGAAACTAGATGGACGTTCAGCATAATAAAGGATAAAGCTCCATCCGCGCTTAAGATAGCTAATATAGGGGCCCCCCAAATATCTAAGCTAGATGAAAGCAAGGCAATTGATTGGATTAATGCGGCAATAGACATGATTGATGCATCAGCGATAGCTATACACCTTAATCCAGCTCAAGAAGTATTTCAACCAGAGGGTGAGCCATGGTTCAAGGGAGTCATTGATAAGATCAAGTACATAGCTAAATCCATAAATAAGCCAGTTATCGTTAAGGAGGTAGGCAATGGAATATCAAAGGAAGTGGCGGCTAAGCTAAAAGATTCGATGGTGTCGGCCATAGATGTGGGCGGAATAGGCGGCACCTCCTTCATTAAAATAGAAGCCGAAAGGTGGCGTAGAACTGATATAAGTGAGCTTTCCTCAGTATTTAATGGATGGGGCATACCGACCGCCATCTCGATATGCGAAGTCAAGTCCGTCTTTGATGGAGTGATACTGGCATCCGGCGGCATTCGTTCAGGTTTAGATGGGGTCAAGGCGATTGCGTTAGGCGCCTCCGCGTTCACTATGTCGCGGCCCATGCTCATAAATGCGCTTAATGGTAAGGATCAATTAATGCAATTCGCCGAGAGAGTAGTTAGGGAATTCAAGATAGCCATGTTCTTAACGGGTTCCAAATGCATCGGTGATTTACCGAACTTACCCATAATATTGGGCCCAACCATAATTAATTGGCTCGCTCAGCGTGGAGTGCGGTGCCGCTAA